The Trichosurus vulpecula isolate mTriVul1 chromosome 3, mTriVul1.pri, whole genome shotgun sequence genome includes a window with the following:
- the LOC118842583 gene encoding tumor necrosis factor receptor superfamily member 23-like — translation MRGVAALTAQLVLRKSETALLSKQNYRKSGGSCDSEKEYWHEGRCCSYCPAGTRVGKHCDISHTLGDCQECPLGEYAPKNGLETCRQCTQCREDQEMLIPCYKYMNTKCQCKEGYFCDAPDCKVCQPCMKKCPEGKQILQGCNATADILCGVSGTGITFRAESSAVRDTLLILIWTLITTHLEYCRILINVLAFSLPMTAHSPCRHQTKLLKHSFGHV, via the exons ATGAGGGGCGTTGCTGCTCTTACTGCCCAGCTG GTTTTGAGAAAATCGGAGACAGCCCTGCTGTCCAAACAAAACTACAGAAAATCAGGGGGGTCTTGTGACTCAGAAAAGGAATACTGGCATGAGGGGCGTTGCTGCTCTTACTGCCCAGCTG GCACCCGTGTCGGCAAGCATTGCGACATCTCCCACACCCTTGGAGATTGTCAGGAGTGCCCCCTTGGAGAGTATGCCCCTAAGAATGGACTGGAGACCTGCAGGCAGTGTACCCAGTGCAGAGAAG ACCAAGAGATGTTGATACCTTGTTATAAATATATGAACACCAAGTGCCAGTGCAAAGAGGGTTACTTCTGTGATGCCCCAGATTGCAAGGTGTGCCAGCCCTGCATGAAGAA GTGCCCAGAGGGGAAACAAATCCTTCAGGGATGCAATGCTACAGCTGATATATTGTGTGGAGTATCTGGGACAG GCATCACCTTCAGAGCAGAATCATCAGCTGTCAGAG ACACCCTCCTCATCCTAATTTGGACCCTCATCACTACTCATTTGGAATATTGCAGAATCCTCATTAATGTCCTTGCTTTCAGTCTGCCCATGACCGCTCATTCTCCTTGCAGACACCAAACTAAACTCTTAAAGCACAGCTTTGGACATGTCTAA